The following are from one region of the Selenomonadales bacterium genome:
- a CDS encoding N4-gp56 family major capsid protein codes for MAINYAVKYSAQVDERFKLASVTTGAVNQDYEFTGVKTVQVYTIPTAGMNDYKREGANRYGTPEELQDTLQELTMSRDRSFTFTVDKGNNEDQMNAKDAGKALGRQINEVIVPEIDIYRLAKIAAGAGNVSEAVAITKDNAYEAFLDGVNALTDAKAPMGGRIAYISPAFYKAIRLDDSFIKASDIAQNMLLTGQVGKIENIPLISVPSSYMPADTAFIITNPIACCAPIKLAEYKVHDNPPGVNGWLVEGRVYYDAFVLNNKKGAIYRHVTA; via the coding sequence ATGGCAATCAATTATGCAGTGAAATATTCGGCGCAGGTCGATGAGCGTTTTAAATTGGCATCGGTGACAACGGGTGCTGTTAATCAGGATTATGAATTCACGGGTGTAAAAACGGTACAGGTGTACACGATCCCGACGGCTGGTATGAATGACTATAAACGCGAGGGCGCGAACCGCTATGGTACGCCTGAAGAACTTCAGGACACGTTGCAGGAGCTCACCATGTCGCGTGACCGCTCGTTCACGTTCACGGTCGACAAGGGCAACAACGAAGACCAGATGAATGCGAAGGATGCAGGTAAAGCACTTGGCCGTCAGATCAACGAGGTCATCGTGCCCGAGATCGATATTTATCGTCTTGCGAAGATCGCGGCAGGCGCGGGCAATGTTTCGGAAGCGGTAGCAATTACGAAGGATAATGCGTACGAAGCGTTTCTTGATGGCGTCAATGCTCTCACCGATGCAAAAGCACCGATGGGCGGTCGCATCGCATACATCTCGCCTGCGTTTTACAAGGCGATTCGCCTCGATGATTCGTTCATCAAGGCATCGGATATCGCACAGAATATGCTTTTGACGGGTCAGGTCGGTAAGATCGAGAACATCCCGCTCATCTCTGTGCCAAGTTCGTATATGCCTGCTGATACGGCGTTCATCATTACGAATCCGATCGCGTGCTGTGCGCCGATCAAGCTTGCTGAATACAAGGTGCATGACAATCCGCCGGGTGTAAACGGCTGGCTTGTTGAAGGTCGCGTGTATTACGATGCGTTTGTCCTCAATAACAAAAAAGGCGCGATTTACAGACACGTGACGGCATAA